The following proteins are co-located in the Pirellulales bacterium genome:
- a CDS encoding flagellar basal body-associated FliL family protein has translation GKLFKQNRNRFRDQVIVIIRNAQMSDLADPGLTLIKSQILARTNSLLGEPLLKQVLFSDFAAVQQ, from the coding sequence GGCAAACTATTCAAACAGAACAGGAACCGCTTTCGCGATCAGGTGATCGTCATCATCCGCAATGCCCAAATGTCGGACCTGGCCGATCCCGGCCTGACATTGATCAAGAGTCAGATCCTGGCGAGAACCAACTCGCTCCTGGGCGAACCGCTGCTCAAACAGGTTTTGTTCAGCGATTTTGCCGCGGTCCAGCAATAG
- a CDS encoding DUF1559 domain-containing protein — protein MSHSVVYAGRQVRSMVLRCSTESLSIDPVGGSRRAARGAFTLVELLVVIAIIGILIALLLPALQSARESARRVQCLNKLRQIGVALANHESAMRKLPSAAVSKLYPPDPTHPYTFYRWSALASLLPFMEQKNVHNLLDLSLPMYMPGPGYPVSQPNQFGVSQPISDFLCPSDTVERSVAQFGPTNYAVCAGSGAGGGTPFNTDGTFYVNSATKLADIKDGTSHTVAASESLLGADTPFDPNTGFSSTSPDRSYKFVLSFSSTPNLTDAKCNATQNYNSIASSGNDPRGFAWCSGEYRCATYNHYYPPNSATCDCITSVTVDPTPPPAKPLLYSAYGWRTARSLHIGGVNVLFADGSARFVDDVVDLTVWRGISTRSSGDPNLASP, from the coding sequence GTGAGCCATTCCGTCGTTTACGCCGGCCGCCAGGTGAGGTCAATGGTTCTGCGCTGCTCGACCGAATCTCTGTCGATCGATCCCGTCGGCGGTTCGCGCCGAGCGGCGCGGGGGGCGTTCACGCTCGTCGAATTGCTGGTGGTGATCGCGATTATCGGGATTCTCATCGCGCTGCTGCTGCCGGCGCTCCAGAGCGCGCGGGAGAGCGCGCGGCGCGTTCAATGCCTGAACAAGCTGCGGCAGATCGGCGTGGCGCTCGCGAATCACGAATCGGCCATGAGGAAGTTGCCGTCGGCGGCCGTCTCAAAGCTATATCCGCCGGATCCGACTCACCCGTATACATTTTACCGTTGGTCGGCGCTGGCCAGTTTGCTCCCATTCATGGAGCAAAAAAACGTGCATAATCTGCTGGACCTGTCGCTGCCGATGTATATGCCGGGGCCAGGCTATCCTGTTTCGCAGCCGAATCAGTTCGGCGTATCTCAACCGATCTCCGATTTTCTTTGCCCCAGCGACACGGTCGAACGGTCCGTGGCGCAATTCGGCCCGACGAACTATGCGGTGTGCGCCGGCTCGGGCGCAGGGGGAGGCACTCCGTTCAATACCGACGGCACTTTCTACGTCAATTCGGCGACGAAACTCGCGGACATCAAGGATGGAACGTCGCACACCGTCGCCGCATCGGAGAGTCTGTTGGGCGCCGACACACCCTTCGACCCGAACACGGGCTTTTCGTCCACAAGCCCGGATCGGAGCTACAAATTCGTGTTGAGCTTCAGCAGCACGCCCAATCTCACCGATGCAAAGTGCAATGCAACGCAGAATTACAACTCGATCGCTTCGAGTGGAAACGACCCGCGCGGATTCGCGTGGTGCAGCGGGGAATATCGCTGCGCCACGTACAATCACTACTATCCGCCAAACTCCGCGACCTGCGATTGCATCACCTCGGTCACCGTCGATCCGACGCCGCCGCCCGCGAAGCCGCTGCTCTATTCGGCCTACGGCTGGCGTACGGCGCGGAGCCTGCACATCGGCGGCGTCAACGTGCTGTTCGCCGACGGCAGCGCTCGTTTCGTCGACGACGTCGTCGATCTGACGGTCTGGCGGGGGATTTCAACGCGCAGTTCGGGCGATCCGAATCTTGCATCGCCTTAG